Proteins from a genomic interval of Geotrypetes seraphini chromosome 7, aGeoSer1.1, whole genome shotgun sequence:
- the LOC117364063 gene encoding potassium voltage-gated channel subfamily A member 1 encodes MTVMAGENTDETSALPGHPQDSYHPDHEDHECCERVVINVAGLRFETQLKTLAQFPHTLLGNPKKRMRYFDPLRNEYFFDRNRPSFDAILYYYQSGGRLRRPVNVPLDMFSEEIKFYELGEEAMEKFREDEGFIREEERKLPDNDFQRQLWLLFEYPESSGPARIIAIVSVMVILISIVIFCLETLPDLKEDRIFTVRRTDNTTALMKANIFTDPFFVVETLCIIWFSFELVIRFFSCPSKPVFFKNIMNFIDIVAIIPYFITLGTEMAEQKGTQKGEQATSLAILRVIRLVRVFRIFKLSRHSKGLQILGQTLKASMRELGLLIFFLFIGVILFSSAVYFAEAEEPDSHFPSIPDAFWWAVVSMTTVGYGDMYPVTIGGKIVGSLCAIAGVLTIALPVPVIVSNFNYFYHRETEGEEQAQLLNVAPPNSDSNLSRRSSSTISKSEYMEIEEDMNNSVDNYRESNLRTGNFTLANQNCVNKTKLLTDV; translated from the coding sequence ATGACGGTCATGGCGGGAGAAAACACGGATGAGACCTCGGCGCTGCCCGGCCACCCCCAGGACAGCTACCACCCTGACCACGAGGACCACGAGTGCTGCGAGAGGGTGGTCATCAACGTGGCCGGCCTGCGCTTCGAGACCCAGCTCAAGACTCTGGCCCAGTTCCCCCACACCCTGCTGGGCAACCCCAAGAAGAGGATGCGCTACTTCGACCCCCTGAGGAACGAGTACTTCTTCGACCGCAACCGGCCCAGCTTCGACGCCATATTGTACTACTACCAGTCCGGGGGCCGGCTCCGCAGACCGGTCAACGTGCCCCTGGACATGTTCTCGGAGGAGATCAAGTTCTACGAGCTCGGAGAAGAAGCCATGGAGAAGTTCCGGGAGGACGAGGGCTTCATCCGGGAGGAGGAGCGCAAGTTGCCCGACAACGACTTCCAGCGCCAGCTGTGGCTCCTCTTCGAATACCCCGAGAGCTCGGGCCCGGCCCGGATCATCGCCATCGTCTCGGTCATGGTCATCCTCATCTCCATCGTCATCTTCTGCCTGGAGACCCTGCCCGACCTGAAGGAGGACCGCATCTTCACCGTCCGCCGGACGGACAACACCACAGCGCTCATGAAGGCCAACATCTTCACCGACCCCTTCTTTGTGGTGGAGACCTTGTGCATCATCTGGTTCTCCTTCGAGCTGGTCATCAGGTTCTTCTCCTGCCCCAGCAAGCCGGTGTTCTTCAAGAACATCATGAACTTCATCGACATCGTGGCCATCATCCCCTACTTCATCACCCTGGGCACCGAGATGGCCGAGCAAAAGGGGACCCAAAAGGGCGAGCAGGCCACCTCTTTGGCCATCCTGAGGGTCATCAGACTGGTAAGAGTCTTTAGAATCTTCAAGCTGTCCAGACACTCTAAGGGCCTCCAGATCTTGGGCCAGACCCTCAAGGCTAGCATGAGGGAGCTAGGCTTACTGATCTTTTTCCTCTTCATCGGGGTCATCCTGTTCTCCAGCGCAGTGTATTTTGCTGAGGCTGAAGAACCCGATTCTCACTTCCCGAGCATCCCCGATGCTTTCTGGTGGGCGGTGGTGTCTATGACCACCGTGGGCTATGGTGACATGTACCCTGTGACAATTGGAGGCAAAATCGTGGGCTCCTTATGTGCCATCGCCGGTGTGCTCACAATTGCCCTGCCAGTACCTGTCATCGTATCCAACTTCAACTACTTCTACCACCGGGAAACTGAAGGGGAAGAGCAGGCTCAATTGCTCAATGTGGCACCCCCAAACTCTGACAGTAACCTGAGCCGCCGTAGCTCGTCCACCATCAGCAAATCCGAGTACATGGAGATCGAAGAAGATATGAATAATAGCGTAGATAATTATAGAGAATCCAATCTCAGAACTGGCAATTTCACCCTGGCCAACCAGAACTGTGTTAACAAAACCAAGCTGCTGACAGATGTAtaa